GGCGTCGCGGCCGTGGGGAGCGCGGCGGTCCTCTCCGGGTTCGCGTACACGTTCGTCCGGAAGCTCCGCCAGACCGACCGGCCGATGACCATCATCTTCTACCTCTCGTGGATCGGGCTCGCGGGGGCGGCGCCGTTCGCGCTCGGCGGCACGTGGGTCTGGCCGACGGGCTGGGACTGGCCGCTCCTCCTCGGCATCGGCCTCGCGACCCACGCCGGGCAGGTCGGGCTGACGAAGGGGATGGCCCGGCTCGAGGCCGGGACGGCGTCGTCGATCGGCTACCTCCAGGTCGTGCTGGCGTTCGTGTGGGGCGCCCTCGTCCTCCACGACCCGATCGACGGCCTGAGCCTGCTGGGCGCCACGCTCGTCGTGTCGAGCGTGCTCCTCGTGGTCCGCCGCGCGCGCTCAGGCTGAGGCGGTCCGACTCCCCGACGACGCCGACACGGAGGCCCGGCCGGCGTGGGCTCTCGCTACGCTTCGGGCGAGGGCTCCGTGGCCGGCTCCGGATCGGGCACCGTGGCCGTCGCCTCGCGCGCCTGCATGGCCTCGTGGAAACGGCCCTGAGTGAGCAAGATCAGCACCACCCCGGCGATGATCGCAACGTCGGCGATGTTGCCGATGGGGAACAGGGCCACGTTCCGCCCGAATATCTGGCCCTGGTACACGTCGAAGTGGATGAAGTCGACGACGCAGCCGTAGAACAGGCGGTACGAGTCGGGCGGCGACGGCGGGCATTCGCCGAACGCGACGCCGTAGAACACCCGGTCGATGACGTTCCCGAGCGCGCCGCCGAGCACGAGCGCGAGGGCCATCCGGTACCCGAACGGCGCCCACCGCACGCGCCGGAGGTACACGAAGATGAGGACCGTCGCCGCGATCGAGAACAGCGTCAGGAACAGCTTGCTCCCGACCGTCAGCCCGAACGCCATGCCCGGGTTCTCGGTGAACGTGAACCGGAAGAGCTGCCCGACGACGGGGATCGACTCCCCGAGCTCCATGTTGTACTTGACGACCAGCTTGGTGATCTGGTCGACGACGACGAGGGCGAACGTGGCCCAGAGGACGCGCATGGATTCGGTCGGGTGAGGGCGCCCAACGGGCGGAAAGGGACGGGCGGGTCCTAGAGCTTGCGGACGGCGACGGGGAACGACTCGCCGCCGATCTCAACGTCGCGGACGAGGTCGCCAGCGGGCGTCTCTGAGACGACGAGCGACTCGGCCAGGGTTTCGGCGCGGACCGGATCGGCGAAGGCCGGAGCCAGCCCCCCGGTCGCTCCGGCTCCCCCCGCCTCGGCGCCGAGGCCGACGTAGCGGGCCAGGGCCGGCGTCGGGGCGAACTCGACGGCGATCCGGTCGGCCACGTCGAAGCCGGCCTCCTTGCGGAGCTGCTGGACGCGGTTGACGAACTCGCGCATGACGCCCTCGGCCCGGAGCGCGTCGTCGAGCGTCGTGTCGAGCGCGACGGTCACGACCAGCGTCGCGCCGCTCGGATCGATGAGCGTCTCCTGCCGCACGACGCGCCCCTCTACGCCCTCGGACACGACCTCGAGGTCGCCAGGCTCGAGAACGACGGACCCGCTCGGGAGCAGCAGCTCGAGCGTCCCCTCCGTCTCGTAGCGCGTGACCGAGTCCGTCTCGAGCAGGCGGATGGCGGCGTTCGCCTCCTTCATCTGCGGACCGAGCCGTCGGCCGAGCGCCTTGAAGTTCGGCTTCGCGCTCTTGACCACGACGCCCGAGTCGCCCGATGCCGTCTGGAGCGCCTTGACGTTGACCTCGTCGAGGACCACGTCCTCCACGCTCCGGAGCACGGCCTCGTCGACGCCCCCGACGCCGGTCACGACGAGCAGCGACGCGAGCGGCTGGCGGACGTTGATCGCGGCCTCGTTGCGCAGGGCGAGCGTCGCCGTCGTGACCGCGCGGGCGAGCGCCATCCGGCCCTCCAACTCGGCGTCGTGAGCCATCACGTCGGGCACCGGGTACTCCTGGAGGTGGACCGAGGCGGGCCCACCCAGCACCTCGTAGAGCCACTCGGCCACGAACGGCGCGACCGGCGCCATCATCCGGGACACGGCCTCCAGGCTCTCCCAGAGCGTGTCGTAGGCCGCGCGCTTGTCGGCGTCGTCGGCGCCCTTCCAGAAGCGGCGGCGGGAACGGCGGAGCCACCAGTTCGAGAGGTCGTCGACGAAGCCCTCGACGGCGCGGGTCGCGCGCGTCGGGTGGTACGCGTCGAGGGCCTCGACGGCCTCCGAGAGCGTCGACTGGAGCCGGCTCACGATCCAGCGGTCGAGCTCGGTCCGCTGGTCGAGCGGGACCGCCTCGGCGGCGTCGCGGACGTAGCCGTCGAGGCCGGCGTAGGTCGCGAAAAAGCGGTAGGTGTTGACGAGCGTCCCGAAAAACTTCCGCGTCGTCTCCTCGACGGCCGCGTCCGAGTAGCGGAGGTCCTCCCACGGCGGGGACGCGGACATCATCGTCCACCGGATCGGGTCGACGCCGTGGCGCTCGATGGCGCCGAAGGGCTCGACGGCGTTGCCCTTCGACTTCGACATCTTCTCGCCGTTGGCGTCGAGGACGAGCCCGTTGACGACGACGTTCTTGTACGCCAGCCGGTCGTCGACGAGCGCGGCGATGGCGTGGAGCGTGTAGAACCACCCGCGCGTCTGGTCGACGCCCTCGGCGATGAAGTCGGCCGGGACGTTGGCCTCGAACCGCTCGACGTTCTCGAACGGGTAGTGCCACTGGGCGAACGGCATGGCGCCCGAGTCGAACCACACGTCGAGGAGGTCGGGCACGCGGCGCATGGTGCCGCCCTGGCCGTCGGGCCACGTGATCTCGTCGACGTACGGCCGGTGGAGGTCGAGCCCGTCGTCGCCGAGGCGGGGGTTGAGGGCCTCGCGCGGGAAGTGCCCGCCAGCCTTCTCGCGGAGCTCGGCGATCGATCCGATCACCTCGATGAGTTCGGGGTCGCGGTCGCTCACCCAGATCGGGAGCGGCGTCCCCCAGTACCGCATTCGAGAAATCGCCCAGTCGACGTTGTTTTCGAGCCACTGCCCGAACCGGCCCGTCCCAATGCCCTCCGGCTGCCAGTTGACCTGTTGGTTGAGCTCGACGAGGCGGTCCTTGATCTCGGTCGTCCGGATGAACCAGCTCTCGACCGGGTACTGCATCAGCGGCGTCCCCTTCCGCCAGTCGTGCGGGTAGTTGTGGACGTAGCTGTCCTCGCGGTAGAGGAGGCCGCGCGCGGCGAGGTCGCGGATGATGGCGCGGTCGGCGTCCTTGAACCACATCCCGCCGATACCGCGGAAGTCGTCGGCGAAGCGGCCCTCGGCCGTGACCGGGTTGAGCGTCGGGAAGCCGTGCTTCTGGCCCGTCGCGAAGTCGTCCATGCCGAAGGCCGGCGCGGTGTGGACGATGCCCGTGCCGTCCTCTGTCGTGACGTAGTCGGCCGAGACGACGCGCCAGCCGTCGACGTCCGTGAGGTCCTCGCTGAGGTCCCACATCGGCTCGTAGCGGAGCCCGACGAGGTCGGCGCCCGTCATCTCCTGGACGACCTCGTAGTCGCCCTTGAGGATGGACGACGCCTGGCTCTTGGCCACGATCAGGAACTCCTCGTCCTTGGAGCCATCTTCCTGCTCCACCATCTGGCGGGCCTTGACGTAGTGGATCCGCTCGCCGACGACCATCGCCACGTTCGACGGGACGGTCCACGGCGTGGTCGTCCACGCGAGCAGCGACGTCCGCGGCTCCTCGACGAGGTGGGCGCGGACCACGATCGACACGTCCTGGACCTCCTTGTAGCCGAGCGACACCTCGTGCGACGACAGGACGGTCCCATTCGCCGGGCTGTACCACTGGATCTTGTGGCCCTTCGAGAGGAGGCCCTTGTCCCAGATCCGCTTGAGGAGATTCCAGACCGACTCGATGTAGTCGTTCTCGAACGTGACGTAGGGGTCGTCGAGGTCGACCCAGTAGCCCATCCGCTTGGTCAGGTCGTCCCAGAGGTCCTTGTAGCGGAGGACGGACTCGCGGCAGGCCGCGTTGTACTCGGCCACGCCGTACTCCTCGACCTGGTGCCGGCCCTCCAGCCCGAGCTCCTTCTCGACCTCGATCTCGACCGGGAGCCCGTGCGTGTCCCACCCCGCCTTCCGATCGACGCGGAAGCCCCGCATCGTCTTGTAGCGGCAGAACAGGTCCTTGATGGTCCGGGCCATCACGTGGTGGATGCCCGGCTTGCCGTTGGCCGTGGGCGGCCCCTCGTAGAACACGAAGTGGGGCGCGCCCTCGCGGATGTCGAGGGACTGGCGGAACGTGTCCTCGGCCTCCCAGCGGGCCAGGACCTCCTCCTCGACGGCGACGGGGTCGAAGCGGTCGACCTCGGGATAGCGGGGCATGTCGGACGTGCGGATCTCGGGGCCGGGAAGCTACCCCGCTCGCCCACCGGCCGACATGAAGCCCGGCCCGATTCCCCGACGCCCGACAGGGCCCGCCTCGACGCCGAGGCGGGCGGAGTCGCTACGCCAGCGACGCGACCACGTCGCCCATCAGCGTCGTCAGCTTCGGCTCGGCCTCGGCGGCCGCGGCGAGGACGTCCTCGATGGAGACCGGCTCGAGGGCGTCGGGGAAGCACTCGTCGGTGACGACGGAGATCGCGAGGCACCGGAGCCCCTGGTGCCGGGCGACGATGACCTCGGGGACCGTGCTCATCCCAACCACGTCGGCGCCGATGCCTCGCAGGAACCGGTACTCGGCGCGGGTCTCGAGGTTGGGCCCGACGACAGCGACGTAGACGCCCTGCTGCAGCCGGATGCCGCGCTCCAGCGCCGCCGCCTCGGCCGTGTCCCGGAGCTCGCGGTCGTACGGCGCCGACATGTCGGGGAACCGCGGGCCCCACTCGTCGATGTTTGGCCCGGTGAGTGGGTTGGCGCCCTGGAGGTTGATGTGGTCCGTCGTCAGCATGAGGTCGCCGCGGCGGTACAGCGGGTTCATGCCGCCGGCCGCGTTCGAGATCAGGAGCGCCTCGACGCCCAGCGCGGCCATCACGCGGACAGGCAGCGTGATCTGCCACGCGCTGTAGCCCTCGTACAGGTGGAACCGGCCCTGCATCGCCAGCACCTCGACGCCGCGGAGCGTCCCGGCGATGAGCCGGCCGTCGTGGCTCTCGACGGTCGAGAGCGGGAAGTGCGGGATCTCGTCGTACGAGAGGGTCTCGCGGGCGTCGATCTCCTCGGCCAGCTTGCCCAGCCCGGTCCCCAGGATGATCCCGACGCGGGCCGAGTCGCCCACGCGCTGGCGGAGGGCGTCGGCGGCCTCCTGGACCTGAGCGCGGGCGGTGTCGATGTCGGGCGTCATAAGGGCGTCAGTCGTAGATCGTGGGGACGAGGGGTCGCGCCAAGATCCTACGCCCGACGCTCCGCGCCCTAGTCGAGATCGTCGAGAATGCGGCGGATGCGCTCGCGCTCCTCGTCCGAGGCGGCCACGCTCCGCTCCTCGCCCGTCACGAGCGAGCGGAGGTCCCACCCGCCGGTGACGGCGGGGCGCGACGGCGGCGCGGCGGGCTCGTCCTCGTCGGGCTGCTCAGGGGCGGCGGCGTACGCGCCGGGGAGCGGCGCCTCGGGCGCGGCCGGCTCCACGTCGGCATCGTCCTCGATCGGGTCGATCGGCGCATTGAGCGGCGTTTCCGCAGCCGGAGACTCGGCCTCGACGGACGTGTCGGGGTACTCGGGCGTCGTGAACGGCGGGGGGGCGACGGGCTCGGGCTCGGCGGGCTCCGGGGGCGTCGGCGGGCGGACCTCGGCGACCGGCTCCGGCGCGTCGTCGAGGTCGGCAGAGGGGAGGCTCGCGTCAGCGGCCTCCGACTCGTCGTCGTCCGAGTCGTCGAGGTCGTCGGGCGGGTCGATCGGGGCCTCGAGGCGCGACTGTGCGGGCGGGAGCTGCCCGCTGACGCCGGCCGCCTGCAGCTTGATGAAGCCGACGGGGTCGTCGCCCTGGAACTGGGCCAGCACCTCGAGCTCCGAGAGGAGGAACCCGCGGAGCCGGGCGGCCACCTCGGCCTGCCGCGACGAGAGGCGGACGAGGTCCTGCCGGAGCCCGTGCCGCTCGCGCTCGGCGTCGCGGAGGATCACCTCGGCGCGGAGCTCGGCGTCCTGGATCATCAGGCGGGCCTTCTCCTGGGCCGCCGCCTCGGCCCGCTTCGCCGACTCGCGCGCCGACTCCAGCGCCTCTTGGAGCGCCAGTTCGACCTTCTCGTAGTGGACCAGCTTGGCTTCCGTGTCGCGGGCGCGCTCCTCGGCGCGGCGCGCCTCCTCCTGGACCTCCTCCAAGCGGTCGGCCACCTGCTTGAGGAAGAGGTCGACCTCGGTGGGGTCGTAGCCGCGGAAGCCCTTGTCGAACGCTTTCCGTCGGACGTCGAGAGGCGTGAGGTTCATGGCCGGTCGGGGGTGGCGGGCGGGGCGACGCGGCGGACGCGGCGGCGCGGGCGCCGGTCGGTCGGCGCGTCGGGCCGGCCGTCGGCGGGCACGGGGGCCTCCAGCGAGTCGGCGAGGGCGTCCGCCCGGCGGACCGCGTCGAGGGCCTGTCCGACCCGGGCCTCGACCTCACTCAGACGAGCGGCGGCGCCGGCCGCGCGTCCGCGGACCCGGGACCACCGGATCAGCAGCACGACGAGGGCCGCCGCGAGGAGCCCGTTGAGGACGAGGAGGGGGACGAACATGATCACGAAAGGTACGCCACCGTACGCACGCCCCCCCGAAACGTTCAGCGCGGCCCGAACAGCGCCGAGCCCACCCGGACGTGCGTCGCGCCCTCTTCGACGGCCACCTCGTAGTCCCCGCTCATCCCCATCGAGAGGACCGACAGCGGGATCGGTGAGCCCTCGTAGAGCTGGCGCAACGTGCGGAATGCGGGACGGACGACGCGCTCGAGGTCGTCATCGTCCTCGGCGATCGCCGCCATCCCCATCAGACCGACCGGGCGGAGGTGGCCGCGCTCGGCGGCCGTCTGGAGGAGGTCGTACGCGTCCTCCGGCTCGACGCCGTGTTTGGCGTCCTCGCCCGAGATGTTGACCTGGACGAGGACGGGGAGCACGCGCCCGGCGTCGGCGGCCTTCTTCTCCAACGCCTTCGCGAGGCGGACCGAGTCGAGCGCGTGGAACAGGTCGGCGCGGGCGGCGGCGTCGCGGGCCTTGTTCCGCTGGAGCGACCCGATGAGGTGCCACCGAACGTCGCCCCCGTCGGCTTCGCCAGGGATCGCGTCGGACTTGTCGACGAGCTCCTGGACGCGGTTCTCGCCGAGGTCGCGGAGGCCGGCGGCGATCGCGGCGCGGACCGTCTCGAGCGGGTGCGTCTTGGTGACGGCCACGAGCGTGACGGCCTCGGCGTCCCGCCCGGCCCGGTCGGCCGCCTCCGCGATCCGTCGGCGGACGTCGGTGGCGCGCTCGGTGATCTGGTCGACGAGGTCGGGGGGGGCAGTCTCGGTCGTCATGCGGTGCGTACCCGGCCGTAGCCTCGGGGATCCAGTCTCGATCTGGGACGGACCCGTTCCGTTTCTACCTGCCTGCATCGACTGAACCGACCTGAGCGGCACTGCGGCCGGATGGCCCGATTGTTGGGATTCCACGAACCGCACCGCCGATGGCCGCCATGCCCGCTCCGACCCAGACCGCGCCGACTCTCCGCTGCGCCCTCGACCGGGCCCGCGCCGCCTGGCTGGCGGGCCACGCCGGGGCCTGGGAGCGCTACTGCGCGTGCCTTCGCCAGCTAGAGCAGAAGACCGCCCGGCCCCGCGGCTCTCGCCGATCCCTCCGCCCCGGCGCCCGCGCCTAGCGAGCTGGGTGCCGCAGGTCGACGGCGACGCGCGGCGGCCCGTCGAGCGTCGTCACGCGGACCGGCTCGGGGGACGACGCGGCGACGACCCACGACACCTCGCCCTCGAAGTCGCACGTCCGCGCCAGCGCGAGCGCCGTCGGCAACCCGAGGTCGCGCGTGGCCGGATCGACCGTGGCCTCGCCCGCCGCGGTGTGCGCGCGGGCCCCCCTGAACCGGACGAGCAGCCACCCGTCACCTGGAAGCTCCACCACCTCGCCCGAGCCGCACGCCCGCACCGGCCGGTCGACGTACTCGACGTGGACGGCGGGCCGGACGGACTCGAACTCGAAGGCGACCCGATCGTAGCCGTCGTGCGTGGCGACGCGGACGTCCGTCAGCACGGCCTGCCCCTCGCCAGAGGCACCGAGGTCGACGATGCCGGAGGTCCAGTCGGAGGCGTCACGCGGCGCGCGAGTGGGGCCCTCCGGCGCGTCGGTGCCGTCCGCCTCCGGGGTCGGAACGGAGACGTCAGCCTCCGGCGCTGCGGGCACCTCGGCGGGCTCGCTGGCGCAGGCGGCGAGGAGGAGGGCGAGAAGGAGGAAGCGAGGCATCGGACCGTGGGATGTCGTCGCCAATGTCGGGCCGCACGACGGGCCTAGGGCCGTTTTGCCGTAGAGTGGGGCGAACCCCCTCCCCTACCGCGCCATGCCTGTCCACGACATCGACTACCGCCTCATCGGCGACGACCTCCAGATCGTCGAAATCGAGCTCGACCCCGGCGAAGCCGTCCGCGCCGAGGCCGGGGCCATGCTCTACATGGACGGCGACATCACGATGGACACGGGCACCGGCGGCGGGTTCATGAAGGGGCTCAAGCGCCGGATCGCCGGCGAGAGCTTCTTCATCACGTCGTTCACCAACGACGGGCGGTCGAAGGCCCGCGCCGCGTTCAGCGCGCCGTACCCGGGCAAGGTCATCCCCATCGACCTCGGCGACTACGGCGGGCGGTTCTTGTGCCAGAAGGACACGTTCCTCTGCGCGGCCTCCGGCATCGAGATCGAGGTGGCCTTCACGAAGAAGATCGGGGCCGGTCTGTTCGGCGGCGAGGGCTTCATCCTCCAGAAGCTGACCGGCGACGGCCTCGCGTTCTGCCACGCTGGCGGGACGATCATCGAGCGCGACCTCGCGGCCGGCGAGACGCTCCGCGTCGACACCGGCTGCCTCGTCGCGTTCTCCGAGTCGGTCGACTACGACATCCAGTTCCAGGGCGGCTTCAAGAACGCGCTGTTCGGCGGCGAGGGCCTGTTCCTGGCGCGCGTCGAGGGCCCGGGCAAGGTGTTCCTCCAGAGCCTCCCGTTCTCGCGCCTCGCGGACCGGATCGTGGCGGCGAGCCGGATGTACGGACGGAAGGGCGAGTCGTCGGGCGGCAGCAACGCGCTCGGGGCCCTAGGCGGGCTCGCCGCCGGCGGCCTGCTGGGTGGCCTCCTCGGCGAAGACAACTAGCGCCCGGCTCCGTCCGCCTCGGTGGGCTCACGGGCCGACCGAGGCGGGCGATGCCACGCTCTCGAAGAGGGCGTCGAAGCGGGGCGCCATGAGCGGCCACGCGAGGTCGGCGGGGACCTCGCGGAGGACGTCGCCCGGAAGCGGGTGGGCGTCGCCGCGGAGGATGGCGCGGAGCGTCTCGAAGAGGGCGTCCTCCGAGTCGTAGAGGACCGGCGCGTGGAGGAGCGGGCGGTGGAGCCGCTCCGGGATCAGCTCGGGGTAGGTCAGCCGGTTGGGCAGGAGCGGGTGGCAGCCGCAGTGGATGGCCTCCAGCATCGAGATGCCGAAGAACTCGTGGACCGACGTCGAGACGACGACGTCGGAGCGCCAGAGGAGCGCGGCGTAGTCGGCGAACGACTCGGCGTAGCCGTAGTGGAGCACGCGCTCGGCGTAGCGCCGGAAGCCGGCCTCGAACGCCGGCGGCTGCTCGGCGAACGTCTTGCCGGCGAGGATCAGGCGGAACCGCTCGCCGGCGTCGTCGAGCCGGTTCATCACCCGGAAGAAGGCCTCGGGGTTCTTGTCGTACTCCCAGCGGTGGTTCCACAGGACGACCGGAGGGCCGGGCTCGCGCTGGCGTCGCGCCTCGGCGGCCGGCCGGGCCGCGTCGAGGCCGGCGAGGTCGAGCCCGAGCCGGAGCACCCGGCTCTTCTCGCGCAGCGCCGGGAGCTCTCCGACGTGGGCGTAGTCGGGGAACCGCCGGAGGAGGTCGGGGAGCGCGCCGAAGAACTCGTCGCGGTGGAACCGGCTGTTGAACACGACGCGGTCCGCCGTGAGGGCCGAGAGGTAGTTGATCCAGGCGTACGTGTAGTCCCGCTCGCGCCCCTCCTTGAGCGGGTACGTCA
This sequence is a window from Rubrivirga marina. Protein-coding genes within it:
- the ileS gene encoding isoleucine--tRNA ligase gives rise to the protein MPRYPEVDRFDPVAVEEEVLARWEAEDTFRQSLDIREGAPHFVFYEGPPTANGKPGIHHVMARTIKDLFCRYKTMRGFRVDRKAGWDTHGLPVEIEVEKELGLEGRHQVEEYGVAEYNAACRESVLRYKDLWDDLTKRMGYWVDLDDPYVTFENDYIESVWNLLKRIWDKGLLSKGHKIQWYSPANGTVLSSHEVSLGYKEVQDVSIVVRAHLVEEPRTSLLAWTTTPWTVPSNVAMVVGERIHYVKARQMVEQEDGSKDEEFLIVAKSQASSILKGDYEVVQEMTGADLVGLRYEPMWDLSEDLTDVDGWRVVSADYVTTEDGTGIVHTAPAFGMDDFATGQKHGFPTLNPVTAEGRFADDFRGIGGMWFKDADRAIIRDLAARGLLYREDSYVHNYPHDWRKGTPLMQYPVESWFIRTTEIKDRLVELNQQVNWQPEGIGTGRFGQWLENNVDWAISRMRYWGTPLPIWVSDRDPELIEVIGSIAELREKAGGHFPREALNPRLGDDGLDLHRPYVDEITWPDGQGGTMRRVPDLLDVWFDSGAMPFAQWHYPFENVERFEANVPADFIAEGVDQTRGWFYTLHAIAALVDDRLAYKNVVVNGLVLDANGEKMSKSKGNAVEPFGAIERHGVDPIRWTMMSASPPWEDLRYSDAAVEETTRKFFGTLVNTYRFFATYAGLDGYVRDAAEAVPLDQRTELDRWIVSRLQSTLSEAVEALDAYHPTRATRAVEGFVDDLSNWWLRRSRRRFWKGADDADKRAAYDTLWESLEAVSRMMAPVAPFVAEWLYEVLGGPASVHLQEYPVPDVMAHDAELEGRMALARAVTTATLALRNEAAINVRQPLASLLVVTGVGGVDEAVLRSVEDVVLDEVNVKALQTASGDSGVVVKSAKPNFKALGRRLGPQMKEANAAIRLLETDSVTRYETEGTLELLLPSGSVVLEPGDLEVVSEGVEGRVVRQETLIDPSGATLVVTVALDTTLDDALRAEGVMREFVNRVQQLRKEAGFDVADRIAVEFAPTPALARYVGLGAEAGGAGATGGLAPAFADPVRAETLAESLVVSETPAGDLVRDVEIGGESFPVAVRKL
- a CDS encoding signal peptidase II, which gives rise to MRVLWATFALVVVDQITKLVVKYNMELGESIPVVGQLFRFTFTENPGMAFGLTVGSKLFLTLFSIAATVLIFVYLRRVRWAPFGYRMALALVLGGALGNVIDRVFYGVAFGECPPSPPDSYRLFYGCVVDFIHFDVYQGQIFGRNVALFPIGNIADVAIIAGVVLILLTQGRFHEAMQAREATATVPDPEPATEPSPEA
- a CDS encoding tRNA-queuosine alpha-mannosyltransferase domain-containing protein — its product is MNVLALEPWFGGSHKRFLTGLIAHSAHDVRVVEMAARYWKWRMQGGAVTLADKTRALLADGWRPDLVFATDMVNVPAFLALTRDVLADVPVVLYFHENQLTYPLKEGRERDYTYAWINYLSALTADRVVFNSRFHRDEFFGALPDLLRRFPDYAHVGELPALREKSRVLRLGLDLAGLDAARPAAEARRQREPGPPVVLWNHRWEYDKNPEAFFRVMNRLDDAGERFRLILAGKTFAEQPPAFEAGFRRYAERVLHYGYAESFADYAALLWRSDVVVSTSVHEFFGISMLEAIHCGCHPLLPNRLTYPELIPERLHRPLLHAPVLYDSEDALFETLRAILRGDAHPLPGDVLREVPADLAWPLMAPRFDALFESVASPASVGP
- a CDS encoding AMIN-like domain-containing (lipo)protein, giving the protein MPRFLLLALLLAACASEPAEVPAAPEADVSVPTPEADGTDAPEGPTRAPRDASDWTSGIVDLGASGEGQAVLTDVRVATHDGYDRVAFEFESVRPAVHVEYVDRPVRACGSGEVVELPGDGWLLVRFRGARAHTAAGEATVDPATRDLGLPTALALARTCDFEGEVSWVVAASSPEPVRVTTLDGPPRVAVDLRHPAR
- a CDS encoding YggS family pyridoxal phosphate-dependent enzyme, whose amino-acid sequence is MTTETAPPDLVDQITERATDVRRRIAEAADRAGRDAEAVTLVAVTKTHPLETVRAAIAAGLRDLGENRVQELVDKSDAIPGEADGGDVRWHLIGSLQRNKARDAAARADLFHALDSVRLAKALEKKAADAGRVLPVLVQVNISGEDAKHGVEPEDAYDLLQTAAERGHLRPVGLMGMAAIAEDDDDLERVVRPAFRTLRQLYEGSPIPLSVLSMGMSGDYEVAVEEGATHVRVGSALFGPR
- a CDS encoding DivIVA domain-containing protein; amino-acid sequence: MNLTPLDVRRKAFDKGFRGYDPTEVDLFLKQVADRLEEVQEEARRAEERARDTEAKLVHYEKVELALQEALESARESAKRAEAAAQEKARLMIQDAELRAEVILRDAERERHGLRQDLVRLSSRQAEVAARLRGFLLSELEVLAQFQGDDPVGFIKLQAAGVSGQLPPAQSRLEAPIDPPDDLDDSDDDESEAADASLPSADLDDAPEPVAEVRPPTPPEPAEPEPVAPPPFTTPEYPDTSVEAESPAAETPLNAPIDPIEDDADVEPAAPEAPLPGAYAAAPEQPDEDEPAAPPSRPAVTGGWDLRSLVTGEERSVAASDEERERIRRILDDLD
- a CDS encoding TIGR00266 family protein, with product MPVHDIDYRLIGDDLQIVEIELDPGEAVRAEAGAMLYMDGDITMDTGTGGGFMKGLKRRIAGESFFITSFTNDGRSKARAAFSAPYPGKVIPIDLGDYGGRFLCQKDTFLCAASGIEIEVAFTKKIGAGLFGGEGFILQKLTGDGLAFCHAGGTIIERDLAAGETLRVDTGCLVAFSESVDYDIQFQGGFKNALFGGEGLFLARVEGPGKVFLQSLPFSRLADRIVAASRMYGRKGESSGGSNALGALGGLAAGGLLGGLLGEDN
- a CDS encoding purine-nucleoside phosphorylase; translated protein: MTPDIDTARAQVQEAADALRQRVGDSARVGIILGTGLGKLAEEIDARETLSYDEIPHFPLSTVESHDGRLIAGTLRGVEVLAMQGRFHLYEGYSAWQITLPVRVMAALGVEALLISNAAGGMNPLYRRGDLMLTTDHINLQGANPLTGPNIDEWGPRFPDMSAPYDRELRDTAEAAALERGIRLQQGVYVAVVGPNLETRAEYRFLRGIGADVVGMSTVPEVIVARHQGLRCLAISVVTDECFPDALEPVSIEDVLAAAAEAEPKLTTLMGDVVASLA